From the genome of Papaver somniferum cultivar HN1 chromosome 2, ASM357369v1, whole genome shotgun sequence, one region includes:
- the LOC113353444 gene encoding non-specific lipid-transfer protein P5-like — protein sequence MNSKFIIVCVLTTLLLVLRPAMSVAPSCDAVITSFAPCLSYLKNSDSVPSTSCCDNIKVLDQQLPEKQDRKSVCQCIKLAIPIIGTVNNTRVKDVSNRCGSKLYEIPPISPDMNCDNVV from the exons ATGAATTCTAAGTTCATCATCGTCTGTGTTCTAACGACTCTCTTGCTGGTTCTAAGGCCAGCCATGAGTGTTGCACCTTCATGCGACGCTGTGATAACTAGCTTTGCTCCTTGTCTATCATACTTGAAAAACTCTGATTCTGTCCCTTCAACAAGTTGTTGCGATAACATCAAAGTACTCGACCAACAGCTTCCAGAGAAGCAAGATAGAAAAAGTGTGTGTCAATGTATTAAGCTCGCCATCCCTATTATCGGTACCGTTAACAACACTCGCGTCAAAGATGTCTCAAACAGATGTGGATCTAAGCTTTATGAAATCCCACCCATTTCGCCTGACATGAACTGCGACAA TGTTGTATGA